One Solanum lycopersicum chromosome 2, SLM_r2.1 genomic region harbors:
- the LOC101251248 gene encoding uncharacterized protein, giving the protein METPLIAIKESEKKEMAKKSALFDITNGSPIVGLATGVLKTPSSTVSRRKCSTPGSGEALLRGQVKNLLQMVEEEAQISWGETTNIFHVAPTPANTPLMDLLSTNELLPASPVEDKFVISQILNKIVYEGKKKQESVESEMSVTRSLLLDFCDKSESSVGFFIHQEEEEKEIDELCEAISSMSVTVGGQKFAGKKTKFVYNSDDEFVGVEDESAASPERID; this is encoded by the exons ATGGAGACTCCACTTATTGCAATTAAAGAATCTGAAAAGAAGGAAATGGCGAAGAAATCAGCTCTTTTTGATATTACAAATGGTTCACCAATTGTTGGCCTAGCTACAGGGGTTTTGAAAACCCCATCATCTACAGTGTCTAGGAGAAAATGTTCTACTCCTGGTTCAGGGGAAGCATTGTTGAGAGGTCAAGTGAAGAATTTATTGCAAATGGTTGAAGAAGAAGCTCAAATCTCATGGGGGGAAACGACTAATATCTTTCATGTTGCCCCAACTCCAGCAAATACTCCTCTTATGGATCTCCTCTCTACCAATGAATTGCTGCCAGCATCCCCAGTGGAAGACAAGTTTGTCATATCTCAG ATATTGAATAAGATTGTGTATGAGGGAAAGAAGAAGCAAGAGAGTGTTGAAAGTGAGATGAGTGTTACAAGATCTCTACTGCTGGATTTTTGTGACAAGTCAGAATCATCGGTTGGTTTCTTTATACaccaagaagaagaagaaaaagaaattgatgaacTATGTGAAGCAATAAGCAGTATGAGTGTTACGGTAGGAGGACAGAAATTTGCTGGCAAAAAAACCAAGTTTGTGTACAATAGTGACGATGAATTTGTAGGAGTTGAGGATGAATCTGCAGCTTCACCAGAAAGGATTGACTAA
- the LOC101253661 gene encoding chaperone protein dnaJ 11, chloroplastic-like, which produces MISTSFHQSPLPTPADPFTSGGNSMLSKSCVRFRQSGSFSVAATSYSTSVATCVPVYVSPASFYEILGIPIGATIEEVKAAYRRLVRVYHPDVAAIDQKDSYADEFMKIRAAYCTLFDPNKRAQYDRSLYPRRRTGNLYSAARTRRNWETDQSW; this is translated from the coding sequence ATGATTTCTACCTCTTTCCATCAATCTCCACTGCCGACGCCGGCCGATCCGTTTACCTCCGGCGGCAACTCTATGCTATCAAAGTCGTGTGTCAGATTCCGTCAATCTGGTTCCTTCTCCGTTGCTGCGACCAGCTACAGTACTTCAGTGGCCACCTGCGTCCCAGTTTATGTTTCTCCTGCTTCGTTTTACGAAATTCTCGGAATTCCGATCGGCGCAACGATCGAGGAGGTCAAGGCTGCGTACCGGAGATTGGTTAGAGTTTATCATCCTGATGTGGCTGCAATTGATCAGAAGGACTCTTATGCGGATGAGTTCATGAAGATTCGTGCTGCTTACTGCACTCTCTTCGATCCCAATAAACGCGCCCAATATGACCGGTCACTTTACCCAAGGCGCCGGACCGGTAATTTGTATTCTGCAGCCCGTACTCGCCGGAACTGGGAGACAGATCAGTCCTGGTAG
- the LOC101251542 gene encoding uncharacterized protein, translated as MADIVKQILAKPIQLADQVIQAADEAVLFNHECAELKSKTEKLIVLLRQAARASNELYQRPMSRIIDDTEQALERAMSIVIKCCTQGLVKRVFTIIPSADFRNLSTQLENSISNVSWLLRVSASADEGADRYLGLPPIVTNEPILCFIWEHIAILCTGSVNDRSDAAASLVSLARDNDRNRKLIIEEGGVGPLLKLLKEGKLEGQENAAKAIGLLGCDPVSVEHMVNAGVCLVLVKILKEGLMKVQAVVAWAVSELAAHYPECQDVFHQNNIIRLLVSHLAFETVQEHSKYAIVGKSTSIDAVLSASKVHKLNEDDDNSHIPHPLGNKKPTQMHNVVTATTDMQSSPFNDANQTYHQQSHYATGVSNRGRESEDPTTKAYMKAMAARALWKLAKGNSTICHSITDSRALLCFAVLLEKGAEDVQYHSAMAVMEITAVAEKDPDLRKSVFKPNSPACKAVVDQLLRIIEKEDLNLLVPCIRSIGNLATTFRATETRMISPLVKLLDQREPEISNEAAISLKKFSCNENYLHLNHCKAILSAGGAGHLVQLVCFGEKVVQNSALLLLCDIALHVPNSEELAEAEVLSVLKWASKQAHLNRDEETETLLHESKSKLELYQSGGSRGFH; from the coding sequence ATGGCGGATATAGTTAAGCAAATCTTGGCAAAGCCAATTCAATTAGCTGATCAGGTGATTCAGGCAGCTGATGAGGCAGTTTTATTCAATCATGAATGTGCTGAGCTCAAGTCCAAGACTGAGAAGCTGATTGTGCTGCTTCGTCAAGCAGCACGAGCCAGCAACGAGCTCTATCAACGACCCATGAGCCGAATTATTGATGATACTGAACAAGCTTTGGAAAGAGCTATGTCTATTGTTATCAAATGTTGCACTCAGGGACTAGTAAAGCGCGTATTTACCATCATACCTTCTGCAGATTTCCGTAACTTGTCTACACAGTTAGAAAATTCTATTAGTAATGTGTCGTGGCTCCTTCGTGTATCTGCCTCAGCTGACGAGGGTGCTGATAGGTATTTAGGACTTCCTCCTATTGTTACTAATGAGCctatattgtgttttatttggGAGCATATAGCGATTTTGTGTACTGGTTCGGTTAATGATCGATCTGATGCTGCTGCATCTTTGGTTTCATTGGCTAGAGATAATGACCGGAACAGAAAATTGATCATCGAAGAAGGTGGAGTAGGGCCattgttgaaattgttgaaggaAGGGAAATTGGAGGGTCAGGAGAATGCTGCAAAGGCAATTGGATTGCTAGGATGTGACCCTGTAAGTGTTGAACACATGGTGAACGCTGGGGTGTGTTTAGTGTTAGTGAAAATCCTTAAAGAAGGTCTAATGAAAGTTCAAGCAGTGGTGGCTTGGGCAGTTTCTGAACTTGCTGCACATTATCCTGAATGTCAAGATGTTTTTCATCAGAATAACATAATCAGATTACTTGTTAGCCATCTCGCGTTTGAGACGGTTCAGGAGCATAGCAAGTATGCTATTGTTGGCAAATCCACGTCGATTGATGCTGTTCTTTCAGCTAGTAAAGTGCACAAGTTGaatgaggatgatgataataGCCACATTCCACATCCTTTAGGAAATAAGAAGCCTACTCAGATGCACAATGTGGTTACTGCCACCACGGATATGCAATCGTCTCCGTTCAATGATGCAAACCAGACATATCATCAGCAGAGTCATTATGCTACAGGGGTCAGTAATAGAGGGCGAGAATCTGAGGACCCTACTACCAAGGCTTATATGAAGGCAATGGCTGCAAGAGCTTTATGGAAACTGGCCAAGGGAAATTCAACTATTTGCCATAGCATTACTGATTCAAGAGCACTGCTTTGCTTTGcagtactcttggagaaaggggCTGAAGATGTTCAGTATCATTCCGCGATGGCAGTAATGGAAATCACAGCAGTGGCGGAGAAAGATCCTGATTTGAGAAAGTCAGTGTTCAAGCCTAATTCACCTGCTTGCAAAGCTGTTGTTGATCAACTGTTGAGAATCATTGAGAAAGAAGATTTGAACCTGCTTGTTCCATGCATTCGGTCAATTGGGAATTTGGCCACGACTTTTCGAGCTACTGAGACGAGGATGATTAGCCCATTAGTAAAGCTGCTCGATCAACGAGAACCAGAGATTTCAAATGAAGCAGCCATTTCCCTCAAGAAATTTTCGTGCAATGAGAACTACCTTCACCTGAATCATTGCAAGGCAATACTAAGCGCTGGAGGTGCAGGACATTTGGTTCAACTTGTTTGCTTTGGTGAAAAAGTAGTTCAGAATTCTGCATTGCTTCTCCTATGTGACATTGCATTGCACGTCCCTAATAGCGAAGAGCTTGCTGAAGCCGAGGTGCTTTCAGTGCTCAAATGGGCATCAAAGCAGGCACACTTGAACCGAGATGAAGAGACGGAGACATTGTTGCATGAATCCAAAAGCAAGCTGGAACTCTACCAGTCTGGAGGATCCAGGGGATTCCATTGA
- the LOC101251845 gene encoding ferredoxin--NADP reductase, leaf-type isozyme, chloroplastic-like, protein MAAALSASVSLQSSNSTSLSIKTIFISPENITFNKVLLCNRNVSVSRKVFHIRAQLTTEIPAKVAKVSKKQDEGVVVNKFRPKDPYIGRCLLNTKITGDDAPGETWHMVFSTEGEIPYREGQSIGVIPDGVDSNGKPHKLRLYSIASSALGDFGDSKTVSLCVKRLVYTNDKGEIVKGVCSNFLCDLKPGAEVKITGPVGKEMLMPKDPNATVIMLATGTGIAPFRGFLWKMFFEKHEDYKFNGLAWLFLGVPTSSSLLYKEEFEKMKEKAPENFRLDFAVSREQINEKGEKMYIQTRMAEYAEELWTLLKKDSTFVYMCGLKGMEQGIDDIMTSLAERDGINWANYKKQLKKAEQWNVEVY, encoded by the exons ATGGCTGCTGCATTAAGTGCTTCAGTCTCTCTACAATCCTCTAATTCAACTTCTCTTTCAATCAAAACCATCTTCATTTCCCCTGAAAATATCACTTTCAACAAg GTTCTTTTATGCAACAGAAATGTATCAGTTAGTAGAAAAGTGTTTCACATTAGAGCCCAACTCACAACGGAAATACCTGCAAAGGTTGCGAAGGTATCGAAGAAACAGGATGAAGGTGTAGTTGTAAACAAGTTCAGGCCAAAGGATCCTTATATTGGCAGATGCCTTCTCAACACTAAGATCACTGGAGATGATGCCCCTGGAGAAACTTGGCACATGGTCTTTTCCACTGAGG GAGAGATCCCATACAGAGAAGGCCAATCTATCGGAGTGATTCCAGATGGTGTTGACAGTAATGGGAAGCCACACAAGCTCAGATTGTACTCCATTGCTAGCAGTGCCCTTGGTGACTTTGGAGACTCCAAAACC GTATCTCTGTGTGTCAAAAGGCTTGTCTACACGAATGACAAAGGGGAAATAGTTAAAGGAGTCTGCTCGAACTTCTTAT GTGACTTGAAACCTGGAGCTGAAGTTAAGATTACAGGACCTGTTGGAAAAGAAATGCTCATGCCAAAGGATCCCAACGCGACAGTTATAATG CTGGCCACTGGAACAGGAATTGCTCCTTTCCGTGGATTCTTGTGGAAAATGTTCTTTGAGAAGCATGAAGATTACAAG TTCAATGGTTTAGCATGGCTTTTCTTGGGCGTACCGACAAGCAGCTCACTTCTTTACAAAGAG GAATTCGAGAAAATGAAGGAGAAGGCCCCGGAAAACTTCAGACTAGACTTTGCTGTGAGTAGGGAGCAGATTAACGAGAAAGGTGAAAAGATGTACATCCAAACCAGAATGGCTGAATATGCTGAAGAACTATGGACATTACTCAAAAAAGACAGCACCTTTGTGTACATGTGTGGACTCAAAGGCATGGAGCAGGGAATCGATGACATTATGACTTCACTTGCTGAAAGAGATG GTATTAACTGGGCAAATTACAAAAAGCAGTTGAAGAAGGCAGAGCAATGGAATGTGGAAGTCTACTAA
- the LOC101253971 gene encoding pectinesterase-like — MKEIQGKYYIYIYIYIYIQRKEMTLGLLALLSTLFWGLESQPPPPPPLPLPLPPPPSSSSMIFDAIVALDGSGSFMSISEALQAAPNNSDRRYTIQIKEGIYNEYVFVHKNKTNINFIGEGMDRTIISGCKSNGTGFKTNETATVDIHGHGFVAQDITIQNTAGASMHQAVAMSISADNVAFYRCKFDGYQDTLYVKKGVQFFRDCEVYGTVDFIFGNAKVILQNCSIYVRKPEDNQNEVTIIAQGRKRKHEDTAIVLQGCTINVTQEVREQEPKVRVFLGRPWKNHSRAIVISSYLDDYIDPEGWVEWNGNTEDIYFGEYNNRGPGANMDRRVKWEKILSEYDVTNFTVRNFLHGNEWIPYEIPIALDLL, encoded by the exons ATGAAGGAGATACAAGGAAAATATTAcatctacatatatatatatatatatattcaaagaaAAGAGATGACACTTGGTTTATTAGCTTTATTATCAACACTATTTTGGGGTTTAGAGAGCCaacctcctcctcctcctcctcttcctcttcctcttcctcctcCACCTTCGTCGTCGTCGATGATTTTCGATGCTATAGTTGCTCTAGATGGAAGTGGAAGTTTCATGTCCATATCAGAAGCATTGCAAGCTGCTCCAAATAACAGTGATAGGAGATACACCATACAGATTAAAGAAGGGatatataatgaatatgtttttgttcataaaaataagacaaatataaACTTTATTGGTGAAGGAATGGACCGTACCATTATTAGTGGATGTAAAAGCAATGGCACAGGATTCAAAACAAATGAGACTGCTACTGTAG ATATACATGGCCATGGATTCGTAGCACAAGACATTACAATTCAAAATACTGCTGGAGCATCGATGCATCAAGCGGTCGCGATGAGTATTTCAGCTGATAACGTTGCATTTTATCGATGCAAGTTCGATGGTTATCAAGATACACTTTACGTAAAAAAAGGTGTACAATTTTTCAGAGATTGTGAAGTGTATGGTACGGTGGACTTTATATTTGGTAATGCAAAAGTCATTCTTCAAAATTGTAGTATATATGTTAGAAAACCTGAAGATAATCAAAATGAAGTGACAATAATTGCCCAAGGAAGAAAACGTAAACATGAAGATACTGCTATTGTCCTTCAAGGTTGCACGATAAATGTTACACAAGAGGTGCGCGAGCAAGAACCTAAG GTACGGGTGTTCCTGGGAAGGCCTTGGAAGAATCACTCGCGAGCGATCGTGATTTCGAGTTACCTAGATGATTACATTGATCCAGAAGGTTGGGTTGAATGGAATGGGAATAcagaagatatatattttggtGAGTATAATAACAGAGGACCAGGAGCTAATATGGATAGAAGAGTGAAATGGGAAAAAATACTTTCAGAGTATGATGTTACTAATTTTACTGTTCGAAATTTTCTACATGGAAATGAATGGATCCCCTATGAAATCCCAATAGCACTTGAtctactttaa